CAGCCAGTTAGATGGCATTCACTCTTTAATGGAAGCTTTAGTTTTATCTGGACTAGCTATTTCTTTAGTAGGAAATTCACGACCTGCTTCGGGGACCGAACATTTGCTTGCACATTACTTTGAATCCGCTTTTATTAAAGCTGGAAAAGCACCTGTATATCACGGGATGGCAGTAGCTTTAGGCACACTTTGTGCCACTCATTTTTATCAGTACGTTCTAGACACTTCAGCATTTGCTTCTTTAAATTTAAGTGATGTGCTACGTGACCAAGTGCCATCTGTAAGAGAGGTTGAGGCCTGGCTTGAAGGAATAGGGCTATCAAAAAATCCACTCGACTATAAAATTGAAAAACCGCTACTAGAAGAGGCACTTCTAAAAGCGCGATACACGAGGGATAGATATACGATTTTATCATTTGCTGCTGAACATGGTTTATTAGAAAAGGCTGTTTCTCATGTGGTGAGGGAAATGTATGTTTAATAGAGTCAAGAGAGTTAATGCTAGCTATTTTAAGGAAAGAGGTTGATCAGAAGATGTCAACAAAAACATCGATTGATTCATTGGCAATTAAAACTATTAGAACATTATCAATTGACAGCATTGAAAAAGCACAATCAGGACATCCAGGTATGCCTATGGGAGCAGCTCCGATGGCTTACAAACTATTTTCTACCCACATGACTCATAATCCAGCAAATCCTAATTGGTTTAATCGTGATCGTTTTATATTATCAGCAGGACATGGATCCGCTTTATTATACAGTTTACTTCATTTACATGGCTATGATGTGACTATTGAAGATCTCAAGTCATTTCGCCAATGGGGAAGTCGTACACCTGGTCATCCAGAGTTTGGACATACCGTAGGAGTTGAAGCAACCACAGGGCCACTTGGTCAGGGATTAGCTATGGCTGTTGGTATGGCGATGGCAGAAGCACATTTAGCAGCCACATATAATAGGGACCATTTTCAAATTGTGGATCATTTTACGTACAGTATTTGTGGCGATGGAGATTTAATGGAAGGCATTTCTGCTGAAGCAGCTTCCCTTGCAGGCCACTTAAAACTTGGCAAATTAATTGTTCTATATGATTCAAATGATATTTCATTAGATGGCGATCTTCATCATTCTTTTTCTGAAAATGTGTTGAACCGTTTTAAAGCATATGGCTGGCAAGTGCTACGTGTTGAAGATGGAAATAATTTGGAGGAAATTTCTAGTTCGCTTGAAGCTGCGAAAAAAAAAGATCAACCGACCCTTATTGAAGTCAAGACAGTGATTGGTTTTGGATCACCTAACAAGGGTGGGAAATCTGCGTCTCATGGTGCACCACTTGGTGAATCTGAGGTGAAATTAACAAAGTCTGCGTATGAGTGGCCACTCGAAGAAGATTTTTATATTCCAGAGGAAGTAAAGCAACATTATGCAGAATTAGCTAGAAAAGGAGCGAAGCAAGAAGAAGTATGGGTGCAAATGTTTAATGACTACAAGAGAATTTATCCTGATATCGCCAAACAACTTGAAATGGCTATTCGTGGAGAATTGCCATCTAATTGGGATGAAGAGATGCCAGTTTATGCCGCAGGTGAAAAACTGGCAACAAGAGTAACTAGTGGAGAAGTATTGAATACTTTAGCGAAAAATGTTCCAAGC
The DNA window shown above is from Salipaludibacillus agaradhaerens and carries:
- the tkt gene encoding transketolase, which encodes MSTKTSIDSLAIKTIRTLSIDSIEKAQSGHPGMPMGAAPMAYKLFSTHMTHNPANPNWFNRDRFILSAGHGSALLYSLLHLHGYDVTIEDLKSFRQWGSRTPGHPEFGHTVGVEATTGPLGQGLAMAVGMAMAEAHLAATYNRDHFQIVDHFTYSICGDGDLMEGISAEAASLAGHLKLGKLIVLYDSNDISLDGDLHHSFSENVLNRFKAYGWQVLRVEDGNNLEEISSSLEAAKKKDQPTLIEVKTVIGFGSPNKGGKSASHGAPLGESEVKLTKSAYEWPLEEDFYIPEEVKQHYAELARKGAKQEEVWVQMFNDYKRIYPDIAKQLEMAIRGELPSNWDEEMPVYAAGEKLATRVTSGEVLNTLAKNVPSLIGGAADLASSNKTNLKGEGNFSARNYLGRNIWFGVREFAMAAAVNGMALHGGVTPYASTFFVFSDYLRPALRLSSLMKLPVTYIFTHDSIAVGEDGPTHEPIEQLPALRMVPNLSVIRPADGNEVAAAWKVTLESKQPTALVLTRQGVPTLTGTDKHAYEGVRKGAYIISKAAGKVEGLLLASGSEVALAIGAQEKLAEEGVFVSVVSMPSWDRFEKQSNAYKETVLPKKVTKRLSIEMASTFGWERYIGQCGEALGIDRFGASAPGDHLMKEFGFTVKNVVTRFKQLMKR